The Blattabacterium cuenoti genome includes a region encoding these proteins:
- the ftsY gene encoding signal recognition particle-docking protein FtsY: MNQTLNNEFKKTRISFFSKIKNLFLKKSKIDINVVDHIEEILLSADVGTKTTIKIISNLEKEIKKYKDSQNLFNFLKKEIENLFTNIENISLEEKINESQRPYVILIVGVNGVGKTTTIGKLAFLLKKKGFHVMIGAADTFRAAAINQLEIWANKAEVPLIKQHMSADPASVAYDTLQSAKNKKKDVVLIDTAGRLQNRISLMEELSKMSRVMKKIIPESPNEIILVLDATIGQNAFEQVKKFTHFVKISSIILTKIEGTAKGGVVIGIMDQFKIPIQYLGIGEKIQDLKVFDRKKFVDSLFLKKK; this comes from the coding sequence ATGAATCAAACGTTGAATAACGAATTCAAAAAAACTAGAATATCTTTTTTCTCAAAAATTAAAAATCTATTCTTGAAGAAATCAAAAATAGATATCAATGTTGTTGACCATATAGAAGAAATTTTATTATCTGCAGATGTAGGAACAAAAACTACCATAAAAATTATCTCTAATTTAGAAAAAGAAATAAAAAAATATAAAGATTCGCAAAATCTATTTAATTTTCTTAAAAAAGAGATTGAAAATCTTTTTACCAATATTGAAAACATATCTTTAGAAGAAAAAATCAATGAAAGTCAAAGACCATATGTCATACTTATAGTTGGAGTGAATGGGGTAGGAAAAACAACAACAATTGGAAAATTAGCTTTTCTTTTAAAGAAAAAAGGTTTTCATGTTATGATAGGTGCTGCAGATACATTTAGAGCTGCGGCTATTAATCAACTTGAAATATGGGCAAATAAGGCTGAAGTTCCTTTAATTAAACAACATATGTCTGCGGATCCAGCATCTGTGGCATATGATACTTTACAATCTGCAAAAAATAAAAAAAAAGATGTTGTACTAATTGATACAGCTGGAAGATTGCAAAATAGAATCAGTCTTATGGAAGAACTTTCTAAAATGAGTAGAGTTATGAAAAAAATAATACCTGAATCTCCTAATGAAATTATACTCGTTTTAGATGCTACAATTGGTCAAAATGCTTTTGAACAGGTAAAAAAATTTACTCATTTTGTTAAAATTTCCTCTATTATTTTAACCAAAATAGAAGGTACTGCTAAAGGAGGAGTAGTGATAGGAATAATGGATCAATTTAAAATTCCTATCCAATATTTAGGAATAGGAGAAAAAATACAAGATTTAAAAGTATTTGATAGAAAAAAATTTGTTGATTCTTTATTTTTGAAAAAAAAATGA
- a CDS encoding FtsB family cell division protein — protein MVKQKKHKILRNKYFWISIFFLIWISFFDSNSLMLHYKFKKNIHEMTKKRNFLKKKILLEAIQLKKLTTDTKYLEKLAREKFYMKKKDEDLFVIFRTNHDS, from the coding sequence ATGGTAAAACAAAAAAAACATAAAATACTTAGAAATAAATATTTTTGGATTAGTATTTTTTTCTTGATATGGATATCTTTTTTTGATTCTAATTCTTTAATGTTACATTATAAATTCAAAAAAAATATTCATGAAATGACAAAAAAGAGGAATTTTTTGAAAAAAAAAATTTTATTAGAAGCAATTCAATTGAAGAAACTAACTACAGATACTAAATATCTGGAAAAATTAGCAAGAGAAAAATTTTACATGAAAAAAAAAGATGAAGATTTATTTGTTATATTCAGAACCAATCATGATTCATGA
- a CDS encoding YebC/PmpR family DNA-binding transcriptional regulator, which produces MSGHSKWSNIQHRKSNQDFKKSKKFSKIIKEISVAVKESGTNSYRFKNAVLNAKSVNIPKRTIDKAVEKALQAKKNNYRNLNIEGLIHGISLILECITDNSIRTTSNIRILFNKNGGRLCNNGELIHFFHKMGIFYIEKKDIRYIMDDFELMTIDFGAKNFVKNDNMIYLYTDFEYFGSMKNNLEKLKIFHKYKIEYIPKQIKYISEESQSKVLDFIEKLYLNEDVENIYSNINKK; this is translated from the coding sequence ATGTCAGGACATAGCAAATGGTCAAATATACAACATAGAAAATCGAATCAAGACTTCAAAAAATCTAAAAAATTTTCTAAAATTATTAAAGAAATTTCTGTAGCAGTAAAAGAATCAGGAACAAATAGTTATCGTTTTAAAAATGCAGTTTTAAATGCTAAATCAGTCAATATTCCTAAAAGAACTATAGACAAAGCTGTAGAAAAAGCTTTGCAAGCTAAAAAAAATAATTATAGGAACTTAAATATAGAAGGACTGATTCACGGTATCAGTCTAATTCTAGAATGTATAACGGATAATAGTATTCGAACAACTTCAAATATAAGAATACTTTTTAATAAAAATGGAGGAAGATTATGTAATAATGGAGAATTAATTCATTTTTTTCATAAAATGGGTATTTTTTATATAGAAAAAAAAGATATTCGTTATATCATGGATGATTTTGAACTTATGACAATAGATTTTGGAGCTAAAAATTTTGTAAAAAATGATAATATGATCTACTTATATACAGATTTTGAATATTTTGGATCTATGAAAAATAATTTAGAAAAGTTAAAAATATTCCATAAATATAAAATAGAATATATACCTAAACAGATCAAATATATTTCAGAAGAAAGTCAGAGTAAAGTTTTAGACTTTATTGAAAAACTTTATCTTAATGAAGATGTAGAAAATATTTACTCAAATATAAATAAAAAGTAG
- a CDS encoding DNA recombination protein RmuC: protein MELFFRKEFKDQQNEIQKLSKYHRTEIVDSLIEIKNSLTKNIEIFQNNIDQKIQFYADHQSKKFDFFYTSQDKFIQIIEKELNEIKKNVNDKLQTSLNTHLGKSFEIIGNQLFFLQEGLGEMKILAKDVSSLKRTLNHVKICGSFSEMQLSMLLQQILSPEQYASNVVTKSNTNFVVEFAIKLPGFEDGNMIWLPIDVKFPKETYEKIQRAYSDGEKKNIEIAIKNMESVIKKMAKNIKDKYIDPPHTTDFAILFLPFEGIYAEITKNSSLLEELLRKYKTVIAGPSTLAAMLNSLQIGFRTLAIQKRSSEVWKILESVKQEFTKFGLLLHQAQDKLQGASKDIDRLLGVRTGLIERKLKDIENL from the coding sequence TTGGAATTATTCTTTAGAAAAGAATTTAAAGATCAACAAAATGAAATTCAAAAATTATCTAAATATCATAGAACAGAAATCGTAGATTCTTTGATTGAAATCAAAAATTCTTTAACAAAAAATATCGAAATTTTTCAAAATAACATTGACCAAAAAATACAGTTTTATGCTGATCATCAAAGTAAAAAATTCGATTTTTTTTATACTTCACAGGATAAATTTATCCAAATTATTGAGAAAGAACTTAATGAAATAAAAAAAAACGTTAATGATAAACTTCAAACTTCTTTAAATACACATTTAGGGAAATCGTTCGAAATAATTGGAAATCAATTATTCTTTTTACAAGAAGGATTAGGAGAAATGAAAATTTTGGCTAAAGATGTGAGTTCTTTAAAAAGAACTTTAAATCATGTAAAAATATGTGGAAGTTTTAGCGAAATGCAACTTTCAATGCTTTTACAACAAATTTTATCTCCAGAACAATATGCTTCTAATGTTGTGACAAAATCTAATACAAATTTTGTAGTAGAATTTGCAATTAAACTTCCAGGATTTGAAGATGGAAATATGATTTGGTTACCTATTGATGTTAAGTTTCCAAAAGAAACTTATGAAAAAATACAAAGAGCTTATTCTGATGGAGAAAAAAAGAATATAGAAATAGCTATAAAAAATATGGAATCTGTGATAAAAAAAATGGCTAAAAATATTAAAGATAAATATATAGATCCTCCACATACTACTGATTTTGCTATTCTTTTTTTGCCTTTTGAAGGAATATATGCTGAAATTACAAAAAATTCTAGTTTGTTAGAAGAATTATTAAGAAAATACAAAACAGTGATAGCTGGTCCATCCACATTAGCTGCTATGTTAAACAGTTTACAAATAGGTTTCAGAACTTTAGCTATTCAAAAAAGAAGTTCTGAAGTATGGAAAATTTTAGAAAGTGTCAAACAGGAATTTACAAAATTTGGATTACTACTTCATCAAGCACAAGATAAATTACAAGGAGCTTCTAAAGATATAGATCGATTATTAGGTGTTAGAACTGGTTTAATAGAAAGAAAATTGAAAGATATAGAAAATTTATAA
- the rpmB gene encoding 50S ribosomal protein L28 → MSKICELTGKKVMIGNKISHANNKRKRRFNINLCKKRFFLTKEKKWITLKICVSTVKLINKIGIEKVLKRFKYKIN, encoded by the coding sequence ATGTCAAAAATTTGTGAATTGACAGGAAAAAAAGTAATGATAGGAAACAAAATTTCTCATGCTAATAATAAGAGAAAACGTCGTTTCAACATTAATTTATGTAAAAAACGCTTTTTTTTAACAAAAGAAAAAAAATGGATCACTTTAAAAATTTGCGTTTCTACTGTAAAACTTATTAATAAAATAGGAATCGAAAAGGTTTTAAAACGTTTTAAATATAAAATAAATTAA
- the rpmG gene encoding 50S ribosomal protein L33, whose translation MAKKGNRIQVILECSEQKKTGISGCSRYVTTKNKKNNPNRMELRKYNPILRKYTIHKEIK comes from the coding sequence ATGGCAAAAAAAGGAAATAGAATACAAGTCATATTAGAATGTTCTGAACAAAAAAAAACTGGAATCTCTGGTTGTTCTAGATACGTGACAACAAAAAATAAAAAGAATAATCCAAATAGAATGGAATTAAGAAAATATAATCCAATATTAAGAAAATATACAATTCATAAAGAAATTAAATAA
- the ybeY gene encoding rRNA maturation RNase YbeY: MMIKLFYEISNFDFLKKKSFFIKEICILLNNEGMYIGNINYIFCHDDFLLYMNQKYLKKNFYTDVLAFNYSVNRHISGDVFISVDRVYENSKEWNQFFLSELKRVMIHAVLHFLGYDDHNHMDKKLMKKKEDFYLNLFQF, translated from the coding sequence ATGATGATTAAATTATTTTATGAAATTTCTAATTTTGATTTTCTAAAAAAAAAATCTTTTTTTATTAAGGAGATATGTATTTTACTAAATAATGAAGGTATGTATATTGGAAATATTAACTATATTTTTTGTCATGATGATTTTCTTTTATATATGAATCAAAAATATTTGAAAAAAAATTTCTATACAGATGTACTTGCTTTTAATTATTCTGTTAATCGACATATTTCAGGAGATGTATTTATTAGTGTTGATCGTGTTTATGAAAATTCTAAAGAATGGAATCAATTTTTTTTATCTGAATTAAAACGTGTCATGATCCATGCTGTATTACATTTTTTGGGATATGATGACCACAATCATATGGATAAAAAACTTATGAAAAAAAAAGAAGATTTTTATTTAAATTTATTTCAATTTTAA
- the pssA gene encoding CDP-diacylglycerol--serine O-phosphatidyltransferase, giving the protein MYILIKTKTIPNIFTLFNLFCGCVSIILLQYKNFNYSAIFTLFSIIFDFLDGFFSRLIKNKNLFGKELDSLADMVSFGVVPSIIVFFLLEKKIMIPFIEYSSFLISIFSALRLAEFNVTPRKNNYVIGLTTPVNTLFFSSLSIVITNHTIFFIDKKIINIYIITMFLMILLSCYLLISKITMLSFHFENFSWKKNKIRYVFLLISTFLLLTLHITALPCIVIFYIITSIYFHNTLKKKIHN; this is encoded by the coding sequence GTGTACATTTTGATAAAAACAAAAACAATTCCCAACATATTCACTTTATTTAATTTATTTTGTGGATGTGTATCTATAATATTATTACAATATAAAAATTTTAATTATTCCGCTATTTTTACTTTATTTTCAATAATTTTTGATTTTTTAGATGGTTTTTTTTCTAGATTAATAAAAAATAAAAATTTATTTGGAAAGGAATTGGATTCTTTAGCAGATATGGTTTCTTTTGGAGTTGTTCCATCTATTATAGTTTTTTTTTTATTGGAAAAAAAAATTATGATTCCATTTATTGAGTATTCTTCCTTTTTGATTTCCATTTTTTCTGCATTGCGTTTAGCTGAATTCAATGTGACTCCTCGTAAGAATAATTATGTTATAGGACTAACAACACCCGTGAATACTTTATTCTTTTCTTCTTTATCTATTGTCATTACAAATCATACTATTTTTTTTATCGATAAGAAAATCATAAACATTTATATTATTACAATGTTTTTGATGATATTGTTGTCCTGTTATCTCTTAATATCTAAGATAACAATGCTTAGTTTTCATTTTGAAAATTTCTCTTGGAAAAAGAATAAAATACGTTATGTTTTTTTATTGATTAGTACATTTCTTTTATTAACTTTACATATAACAGCTTTACCATGTATTGTTATTTTTTATATAATTACCTCAATTTATTTTCATAATACATTAAAAAAAAAAATTCATAACTAA
- the htpG gene encoding molecular chaperone HtpG has protein sequence MNKNKISVTSDNIFPIIKKFLYSDQEVFLRELVSNAVDAVVKLKTLIKLENLYDIVDNFQVKIIIDQKNSTLHILDNGIGMTQEEVNKYINQIAFSGAEEFIKKYKNLKDSNIIGHFGLGFYSSFMVSNKVIIFTQSYKKNASSIFWSCEGDPNFIMKEIEKRDRGTEIILSINEESKKFLEYDYILKLLHKYCKFMSVKICLSSKQDNQEKEIVINNIHPTWKKNPIQLNDKNYLDFYHELYTNQLEDPLFWIHLNIDHPFHLTGILYFPKIEKKIDIQKEKIHLYQNQVYITDNLEGVVPDFLSLLRGVIDSTDIPLNVSRSHLQSDPSVKNISKYITRKVADKLDAMFRKNREDFQNKWKDIKIIIEYGMISTQNFFDKAIKFFIFHTVDKNYFTLEELKNKIKEYQKNKEGKIVFLYSSDREKQYSYIQYAKDRFYEVLILDSPLSVHLIQKLELSYQDICFVRVDSDHIDKLIVSKKEKKINSDLSEKEKQDLKNLIESHLMENLQFSIKLEDLPIKENPFMIVIPEFLRRIREMNSTIGKDIVEKDKYYQLIINANHVLMKKILKEMSEEKRKTIIQEALNLTLLSKGLLYGKDLTNFISMRFKDLIQE, from the coding sequence ATGAATAAAAATAAAATTAGTGTTACTTCAGATAATATTTTTCCTATTATTAAAAAATTTCTTTATTCAGATCAAGAGGTTTTTTTACGTGAATTAGTTTCTAATGCTGTAGATGCTGTTGTAAAATTAAAAACTTTAATTAAACTAGAAAATTTATATGATATTGTTGATAATTTTCAAGTTAAAATTATCATAGATCAGAAAAATAGTACACTTCATATTTTGGACAATGGAATAGGTATGACTCAAGAAGAAGTGAATAAATATATTAATCAAATAGCTTTTTCTGGAGCTGAAGAATTTATTAAAAAGTACAAAAATTTAAAAGATTCTAATATTATTGGCCATTTTGGGTTAGGATTTTATTCTTCTTTTATGGTATCAAATAAAGTTATAATATTTACTCAATCTTATAAAAAAAATGCATCATCCATATTTTGGTCTTGTGAAGGGGATCCAAATTTCATCATGAAAGAAATTGAAAAAAGAGATAGAGGAACTGAAATAATTCTATCTATTAATGAAGAGAGTAAAAAATTTTTAGAGTACGATTATATTTTAAAATTATTACATAAGTATTGTAAATTCATGTCTGTAAAAATCTGTTTATCATCAAAACAGGATAATCAAGAAAAAGAAATTGTTATTAATAATATTCATCCAACCTGGAAAAAAAATCCAATTCAGTTAAACGATAAAAATTATTTAGATTTTTATCATGAATTATATACAAATCAATTAGAAGACCCCTTATTTTGGATCCATCTAAATATAGATCATCCTTTTCATCTAACGGGAATTTTATATTTCCCTAAAATAGAAAAAAAAATAGATATACAAAAAGAAAAAATTCATTTGTATCAAAATCAGGTTTATATTACAGATAATTTAGAAGGAGTAGTTCCAGATTTTCTTAGTTTATTAAGAGGAGTTATAGATTCTACAGATATTCCTCTGAACGTATCACGTTCTCATTTACAATCTGATCCATCTGTTAAAAATATATCTAAATATATAACTAGAAAAGTAGCTGATAAACTAGATGCTATGTTCCGAAAAAATAGGGAAGATTTTCAAAATAAATGGAAAGATATAAAAATCATAATAGAATATGGGATGATTAGTACACAAAATTTTTTTGATAAAGCTATCAAATTTTTTATTTTTCATACTGTAGATAAAAATTATTTTACATTAGAAGAATTAAAAAATAAAATTAAAGAATATCAAAAAAATAAAGAAGGTAAAATTGTTTTTCTTTATTCTTCTGATCGAGAAAAACAATATAGTTATATTCAATATGCAAAAGATAGATTTTATGAAGTTTTAATTTTGGATAGTCCACTTTCAGTTCATTTAATACAGAAATTAGAATTGTCTTATCAAGATATTTGTTTTGTACGAGTGGATTCAGATCATATTGATAAATTGATTGTTTCTAAAAAAGAAAAAAAAATTAATTCAGATCTTTCTGAAAAAGAAAAACAAGATTTAAAAAATTTGATTGAGTCTCATCTCATGGAAAATTTACAATTTTCCATAAAATTAGAAGATTTACCTATAAAAGAAAATCCTTTTATGATAGTGATTCCAGAATTTTTAAGAAGAATAAGAGAAATGAACTCTACTATAGGAAAAGATATAGTAGAAAAAGATAAATATTATCAGTTGATTATCAATGCAAATCATGTTTTGATGAAAAAAATATTAAAAGAAATGTCAGAAGAAAAAAGAAAAACAATTATACAAGAAGCTTTGAATTTGACCTTATTATCCAAAGGGTTACTGTATGGGAAAGATCTTACAAATTTTATCTCAATGAGATTTAAAGACCTGATTCAAGAATAA
- a CDS encoding DUF4295 family protein, whose protein sequence is MSKISKKVVDKKEKKSSKKMTLAIKIMKSKKSGYYTFENKMIPYEETKVFFTKKK, encoded by the coding sequence ATGTCTAAAATATCTAAAAAAGTAGTTGACAAGAAAGAAAAAAAAAGTTCAAAAAAAATGACTTTAGCCATAAAAATAATGAAATCTAAAAAATCAGGTTATTATACTTTTGAAAATAAAATGATTCCTTATGAAGAGACTAAGGTTTTTTTTACAAAAAAAAAATGA
- the mnmG gene encoding tRNA uridine-5-carboxymethylaminomethyl(34) synthesis enzyme MnmG — protein sequence MFSDIYDVIVVGGGHAGVEAASASSNMGSKTLLITTNLQTIGQMSCNPAIGGIAKGQMIREIDALGGYSGIIADHSTIQFRMLNKSKGPAMWSPRAQCDRKLFSYYWRLFLEKNTQLDLYQDTVISLIMKKHKIQGVKTSFGVKIKGKAVVLTNGTFLNGKIHIGKNKINGGRIAEQEVRGITEQLTENFGFRFGRMKTGTSPRVDGRSLNYEKMKSQNGDEEPKKFSFFWNTNKLEKQKKCYITYTNQKVHDFIRHHFNFSPSYTGSIQGVSPRYCPSIEEKVFRFSDKKEHTIFVEPEGWDTVEVYVNGFSTSFPEEIQYKSLKKISGFENVKILKPGYAIEYDYFPPEQLKPTLESKIIENLFFAGQINGTTGYEEAAAQGLIAGINVHLKIHNKEPLILKRNQSYIGVLIDDLITKGTKEPYRMFTSRAEYRMLLRQDNADERLTPIGYNIGLISEKKMVLLNKKKSKIKKCMYLFQNKNFDPTTINPILCAKKSPKILHNQKIENILSRSEIDLQDIISIPFLMQEIKKNDFSKEILEQVSIRIKYKGYIDREEKNAKKLLKLENLKIPNNFDYKSIQSLSSEAREKLDYYRPISLAQASRISGISPSDLSILLIHMNR from the coding sequence ATGTTTTCAGATATATATGATGTGATTGTAGTTGGAGGCGGACATGCTGGTGTTGAAGCGGCATCTGCATCTTCTAACATGGGTTCTAAAACTTTGCTCATCACTACAAATTTACAAACTATAGGTCAAATGTCATGTAATCCAGCTATAGGAGGAATAGCGAAAGGTCAAATGATTCGAGAAATAGATGCTTTAGGTGGTTATTCAGGAATAATTGCCGACCACAGTACAATTCAATTTAGAATGTTAAATAAATCTAAAGGGCCTGCTATGTGGAGTCCTAGAGCTCAATGTGATAGAAAATTATTTTCTTATTATTGGAGATTATTTCTGGAAAAAAATACTCAATTAGATTTATATCAAGATACAGTAATATCTTTAATAATGAAAAAACATAAAATACAAGGAGTAAAAACTTCTTTTGGTGTAAAAATTAAAGGGAAAGCAGTTGTACTTACCAATGGTACTTTTTTAAATGGAAAAATTCATATTGGAAAAAATAAAATTAATGGAGGAAGAATTGCGGAACAAGAAGTAAGAGGGATAACGGAACAATTAACTGAAAATTTTGGATTCCGATTTGGAAGAATGAAAACAGGAACATCGCCAAGAGTAGATGGACGTTCTTTAAATTACGAAAAAATGAAATCTCAAAATGGAGATGAAGAACCAAAAAAATTTTCCTTTTTTTGGAACACAAATAAATTGGAAAAACAAAAAAAATGTTACATCACTTATACAAATCAAAAAGTACATGATTTTATACGTCATCATTTCAATTTTTCTCCATCTTATACAGGATCTATTCAAGGAGTTAGTCCTAGATATTGTCCTTCTATAGAAGAAAAAGTATTTCGATTTTCAGATAAAAAAGAACATACGATTTTTGTTGAACCAGAAGGATGGGATACCGTAGAAGTATATGTTAATGGATTTTCCACTTCTTTTCCAGAAGAAATACAATATAAATCTTTAAAAAAAATTTCTGGTTTTGAAAATGTAAAAATATTGAAGCCTGGATATGCTATTGAATACGATTATTTTCCACCAGAACAATTAAAACCTACTTTAGAAAGCAAAATTATAGAAAACCTTTTTTTTGCTGGACAAATTAATGGAACAACTGGATATGAAGAAGCTGCTGCACAAGGATTAATAGCAGGAATTAATGTTCATTTAAAAATTCATAATAAAGAACCATTGATTCTAAAAAGAAATCAGTCTTACATTGGAGTTTTAATAGATGATTTGATAACAAAAGGAACAAAAGAGCCATACAGAATGTTCACTTCGAGAGCTGAATATAGAATGTTATTACGACAAGATAATGCGGATGAAAGATTAACTCCAATTGGATACAACATCGGTTTAATTTCAGAAAAAAAAATGGTATTACTAAATAAAAAGAAATCTAAAATAAAAAAATGTATGTATTTATTTCAAAATAAAAATTTTGATCCAACAACTATAAATCCTATTTTATGTGCTAAAAAATCTCCTAAGATCTTACATAATCAAAAAATAGAAAATATTTTATCTCGTTCTGAAATCGATCTTCAAGATATCATATCTATACCATTTTTAATGCAGGAAATTAAAAAAAATGATTTTTCTAAAGAAATTTTGGAACAAGTTTCCATTCGGATCAAATATAAGGGATACATAGACAGAGAAGAAAAAAATGCAAAAAAATTATTAAAATTAGAAAATCTTAAAATACCGAATAATTTCGATTACAAATCAATTCAATCTCTTTCTTCAGAAGCAAGAGAAAAATTGGATTATTATCGTCCCATATCATTAGCTCAAGCTTCAAGAATTAGTGGAATATCTCCTTCAGATCTAAGTATTTTGCTTATTCATATGAATCGTTAA
- a CDS encoding 3'-5' exonuclease, which translates to MKLKLYRPVCFFDIEATGINIGKDRIIEISILKIFPNEEQEDKTWLIYPEIPIPPQSTAIHGIRDEDVKGKLPFKDVAFSIFKMIENTDLAGYNSNRFDIPILAEEMLRAGISFDIKKHRTIDVQVIFHKMEPRTLSAAYKYYCNKDLIKAHSSKSDTFATYEILLAQLEKYEKLKKDIKSLNQFSHQKNIADLAGFVKIDDEGNEIFNFGKYKGEKVFEIFEKDPNYYGWIQNSDFPLYTKKILTGIKLKKFNK; encoded by the coding sequence ATGAAATTAAAACTTTATCGTCCTGTTTGTTTTTTTGATATAGAAGCAACAGGAATTAACATAGGAAAAGATAGAATTATAGAAATATCTATATTAAAAATATTTCCTAATGAAGAACAAGAAGATAAAACCTGGTTAATTTATCCGGAAATACCTATTCCTCCTCAATCAACAGCAATTCATGGCATTAGAGATGAAGATGTGAAAGGAAAACTTCCATTTAAAGATGTAGCTTTTTCTATTTTTAAAATGATCGAAAATACAGATTTAGCAGGATATAACTCTAATAGATTTGATATTCCAATTTTAGCAGAGGAAATGCTTCGTGCAGGAATATCTTTTGACATTAAAAAACATAGAACTATAGATGTTCAAGTTATTTTTCATAAAATGGAACCTAGAACTCTTTCTGCTGCTTATAAATATTACTGTAATAAAGATCTTATAAAAGCTCATAGTTCAAAATCTGATACATTTGCTACATACGAAATATTATTAGCACAATTAGAAAAATATGAAAAATTAAAAAAAGACATCAAAAGTCTCAATCAATTTTCTCATCAGAAAAATATAGCAGATCTTGCTGGATTTGTAAAAATAGATGATGAGGGAAATGAAATATTCAATTTTGGAAAATACAAAGGAGAAAAAGTTTTTGAAATCTTTGAAAAAGATCCAAACTATTATGGGTGGATACAAAATTCAGATTTTCCTTTGTATACAAAGAAAATATTAACAGGAATTAAACTAAAAAAATTTAACAAATGA